A stretch of Sinorhizobium meliloti DNA encodes these proteins:
- a CDS encoding cupredoxin domain-containing protein: MKAAIFGLLAAALASPALASGSHEGGHDEVMAVGEPGKKADVTQTIRVTMKETDDGQMIFAPSDFQVREGQTVRFAIKNAGELEHEFVLDQQDKVMEHKAAMEKFPDMEHEDPNAIRLTPGKSGEIVWKFTNAGTFKIACLVPGHYDAGMHGDVTVAQK, encoded by the coding sequence ATGAAAGCTGCAATCTTCGGACTTCTTGCCGCGGCGCTCGCCTCACCGGCGCTCGCTTCCGGCAGTCACGAGGGCGGTCATGACGAGGTCATGGCCGTCGGGGAACCCGGCAAGAAGGCCGACGTCACCCAGACGATCCGGGTGACCATGAAGGAGACGGATGACGGCCAGATGATCTTCGCGCCGTCGGACTTCCAGGTCCGCGAGGGCCAGACCGTCCGTTTCGCGATCAAGAACGCCGGCGAGCTCGAGCATGAATTCGTCCTCGACCAGCAGGACAAGGTCATGGAGCACAAGGCGGCGATGGAGAAATTCCCCGACATGGAGCACGAGGATCCGAATGCGATCCGTCTCACCCCCGGAAAGTCCGGCGAAATCGTCTGGAAATTCACCAATGCCGGCACGTTCAAGATCGCGTGCCTGGTGCCGGGTCACTACGACGCGGGCATGCACGGCGACGTGACCGTCGCACAGAAATAA
- a CDS encoding adenylate/guanylate cyclase domain-containing protein produces the protein MTYTLHAPWDFAKEIRSSALRFVAFAILIANLLLGGSEGTRDTHYVVVIAYFIISIVSVATALFLPGRFWLKTLFVVLDGLLVAAILYAYILAPASEDHNLTTTSLVVGFVLLIHAGLQLDRRLVLTFSGIVLVSWVAMLAISAVRHGARDVMALLSSFFSQDFGLTVSFGFTAFATYLLARDHDRTRNEALEADQRRRNLSRFFSPLIVAELQKGGDAFGLGRRNAAIMFVDLRDFTRFAETATAGDLASVLAEYRRFVSQTIFDHGGTVDKFIGDGVMAVFGQPRPMENDADRALACALDLVDALDDWRNHNLSNGYPTLDAVIGLHYGTVVGGVLDSGVHSEFTVIGDAVNVAQRLETLAKSLDAPLVISLALNERLQGPIPTAEWMSLKSAALAGRRLPVDVWYLPRQTQA, from the coding sequence ATGACGTATACGCTTCACGCACCCTGGGACTTCGCAAAGGAAATCCGCTCGAGCGCACTGAGGTTCGTCGCCTTCGCGATCTTGATTGCAAACCTCCTGCTCGGTGGAAGCGAGGGAACCAGAGACACGCACTACGTCGTCGTCATCGCCTATTTCATCATCAGCATCGTTTCGGTCGCGACCGCACTGTTTCTCCCCGGCCGTTTCTGGCTCAAGACGCTGTTCGTCGTTCTGGACGGGCTGCTCGTCGCGGCGATCCTTTACGCCTATATCCTCGCTCCGGCCTCCGAGGACCATAACCTGACCACGACCAGCCTCGTGGTCGGTTTCGTCCTGCTCATCCACGCCGGCCTCCAGCTCGACCGCCGCCTCGTTCTCACTTTTTCCGGGATCGTCCTCGTCTCCTGGGTGGCCATGCTGGCCATCTCGGCGGTGAGACACGGGGCCAGAGACGTCATGGCGCTGCTTTCTTCCTTCTTCAGTCAGGACTTCGGGCTGACGGTGAGCTTCGGCTTCACAGCCTTTGCCACCTACCTGCTTGCGAGGGATCACGACCGGACGCGCAACGAGGCGCTCGAAGCGGACCAGCGGCGTCGCAATCTCTCGCGGTTCTTCTCGCCGCTGATCGTGGCGGAACTGCAGAAAGGCGGCGATGCTTTCGGCCTCGGCCGGCGCAACGCGGCGATCATGTTCGTCGACCTGCGCGACTTCACCAGATTCGCCGAGACTGCCACCGCCGGCGATCTGGCCTCCGTTCTGGCGGAATACCGCCGGTTCGTCTCCCAGACGATCTTCGATCATGGGGGGACCGTCGACAAGTTCATCGGAGACGGTGTCATGGCCGTGTTCGGGCAGCCGCGGCCCATGGAAAACGATGCCGACCGGGCACTCGCCTGTGCGCTGGATCTGGTCGATGCGCTCGACGACTGGAGGAACCACAACCTCTCGAACGGCTATCCCACCCTCGATGCCGTCATCGGCCTGCACTACGGCACGGTCGTCGGAGGCGTTCTGGACAGCGGCGTCCACAGCGAGTTCACCGTGATAGGCGATGCGGTGAACGTGGCGCAGAGACTCGAAACCCTGGCCAAGTCGCTCGACGCTCCGCTTGTGATCTCGCTTGCGCTGAACGAGCGGCTGCAAGGCCCGATCCCGACAGCCGAGTGGATGTCCCTGAAATCAGCCGCCCTGGCGGGCCGGCGGCTCCCCGTCGACGTCTGGTACCTGCCACGGCAAACGCAGGCGTAA
- a CDS encoding copper-binding protein encodes MKTIVKSTLAFALALGTAYGAFAADFTKGTVKKVDAKAKKVTLMHEDLKELEMPGMTMVFRVKDEALLSKLKEGAQIEFVAERVDGKLTVTAVK; translated from the coding sequence ATGAAAACGATTGTAAAGTCCACGCTGGCCTTCGCCCTCGCTCTCGGCACGGCCTATGGCGCTTTCGCCGCCGACTTCACCAAAGGCACCGTCAAGAAGGTCGATGCCAAGGCGAAGAAGGTCACACTGATGCACGAGGACCTGAAGGAGCTCGAAATGCCTGGAATGACGATGGTCTTCCGGGTCAAGGACGAAGCCCTGCTGTCGAAGCTGAAGGAAGGCGCTCAGATCGAATTCGTCGCCGAACGCGTCGACGGCAAGCTGACCGTCACCGCGGTGAAGTAG
- a CDS encoding transcriptional regulator yields the protein MTTIDPSLALAIDRVGSASELARKLGITPAAVLQWQRVPVSRVLSVERISGVSRHVLRPDFYPPSEAAE from the coding sequence ATGACGACGATTGACCCTTCACTAGCGTTGGCGATCGACCGCGTGGGAAGCGCGAGCGAACTGGCGCGAAAACTCGGTATCACTCCCGCGGCTGTCCTTCAGTGGCAGCGCGTTCCGGTTAGCCGTGTCCTCTCGGTCGAGCGCATCAGTGGCGTCTCTCGTCACGTACTGCGTCCGGATTTCTATCCGCCCTCGGAGGCTGCGGAATGA
- a CDS encoding XRE family transcriptional regulator, with product MAKGELAIQIGTAIRTARKRRGLVQRNIAEHLGIDVAAVGMWEGGRNLPSTENLMRAALFLGINPVALARGELVYINGTDDLADAEIISDPSPPPTGPMDVKLLGVSYGGDDGDFTFNGEVAGYVRRPPGIASLHNVFALHVLSDSMVPRYDPGDIIYCGGRDAVPGDHVVVEMFGESEDQPGKSFIKRLKQRTTKQIIVDQYNPAKEIIFDRYQVKNLWRVIPLKELLGF from the coding sequence ATGGCTAAAGGCGAACTGGCGATCCAAATCGGAACTGCAATCAGGACGGCGCGCAAACGTCGCGGCCTCGTTCAGCGCAACATTGCCGAGCATTTGGGGATCGATGTTGCGGCCGTCGGCATGTGGGAAGGCGGGCGCAATCTCCCGAGCACCGAGAACTTGATGCGGGCGGCACTCTTTCTTGGCATCAATCCGGTCGCCCTGGCGCGCGGTGAACTCGTCTACATAAATGGGACCGATGATCTCGCCGACGCCGAGATCATATCAGATCCATCGCCGCCTCCGACCGGACCGATGGATGTAAAGCTTCTCGGTGTCAGCTATGGCGGCGACGATGGCGATTTCACATTCAACGGCGAAGTGGCCGGCTACGTCCGCAGGCCTCCGGGCATCGCCTCACTGCACAACGTTTTCGCGCTGCATGTTCTGAGTGACAGCATGGTCCCGCGTTACGATCCGGGCGACATAATCTATTGCGGCGGGCGCGATGCCGTGCCTGGAGACCACGTAGTGGTCGAGATGTTCGGGGAATCCGAAGATCAACCCGGCAAATCGTTTATCAAACGGCTGAAGCAGCGCACGACGAAGCAAATCATCGTCGACCAATACAACCCGGCCAAGGAAATCATCTTCGACCGGTATCAGGTCAAAAACCTTTGGCGCGTAATCCCGTTGAAAGAGCTGCTTGGTTTCTAA
- the ssb gene encoding single-stranded DNA-binding protein, whose translation MSGYLNEVTLIGNLGADPEIRRTQDGRPIASLRLATTESWRDRNTGEKREKTEWHSVVVFNERLCKVIEQYVHKGDKILVRGQLATRKWQDQNGNDRYSTEIVLQGFNAFLTMLLGRREGFSYRAGDGASDYGYDGDRAAGSSSSSRQSTGPGSSRDFNDDIPF comes from the coding sequence GTGTCTGGCTATCTCAACGAAGTAACCCTGATCGGTAACTTGGGCGCCGATCCTGAAATCCGCCGCACCCAGGACGGCCGGCCGATCGCCAGCCTCCGGCTTGCAACCACCGAGAGCTGGCGCGACCGCAACACCGGCGAGAAGCGCGAGAAGACGGAGTGGCATAGCGTCGTCGTCTTCAATGAACGGCTCTGCAAGGTCATCGAGCAGTACGTCCACAAGGGCGATAAGATCCTCGTGAGAGGCCAGCTCGCCACCCGCAAATGGCAGGATCAGAACGGCAACGACCGTTACTCGACCGAAATCGTGCTGCAGGGCTTCAACGCGTTCCTGACCATGCTGTTGGGCCGCCGCGAAGGCTTCAGCTACCGCGCCGGCGATGGCGCTTCCGACTATGGCTATGACGGCGACCGTGCCGCCGGCTCTTCCTCCTCTTCCAGACAGTCCACCGGTCCCGGCTCGAGCCGTGACTTCAACGACGACATTCCCTTTTGA
- a CDS encoding phage regulatory CII family protein: protein MRTISDKQGLTLKAATRRSVDMAGGGDAFQHVTRIRSAQLSKCGSTGEENAEKFLPIDVAVEADIEAGSPIILSAMADIVGYRVTPIVEGADLSVALAPPTHRDLVRLNSDLMDVVRAVGDALDDDHVDGREKKEITREIDEAIKALQALQQRIGGAA, encoded by the coding sequence TTGCGCACTATTTCTGACAAACAGGGCCTGACGCTGAAGGCCGCGACCCGCCGATCGGTCGATATGGCTGGCGGCGGCGACGCCTTTCAGCACGTCACGCGCATCCGGTCTGCGCAACTCTCGAAGTGTGGCTCGACCGGCGAGGAGAACGCCGAAAAGTTCCTGCCGATCGATGTCGCAGTAGAGGCGGACATCGAGGCGGGCTCGCCGATCATCCTCTCCGCCATGGCAGACATTGTCGGTTACCGGGTGACCCCGATCGTCGAGGGCGCTGATCTGTCGGTCGCTCTGGCGCCGCCAACGCACAGGGACCTGGTGCGCCTCAACTCCGATTTGATGGACGTTGTGCGCGCCGTGGGCGACGCACTCGACGACGATCATGTCGACGGCCGCGAGAAGAAGGAAATCACCCGCGAGATCGACGAGGCGATCAAAGCACTCCAGGCGCTCCAGCAGCGCATCGGCGGTGCGGCATGA
- the dnaN gene encoding DNA polymerase III subunit beta has translation MFKTKKAAFQAALSSVKDAVNSKNTIPHLANIAVERHAEGIRLRATNLDIEIAAPFQAEIGADFSGFTFPAKTVTSIVGAVDDGKDISFEAVMLGNKLEAVTIRSGRSRIKVPILPLADFPILDQGELPFAVSLGSSSFIRCLSAVDYACSTEETRHYLNGVFLDASEAGLMFVATDGHRMARRLLPSSDVDDPIESMPKVILPRETAPLLVKHLPKDETLSISLSEFRIRFAAGNIVIISKLVEGTYPDYRRLSPGSHKIRARISGAELKAAIARVLTVNTEKGNAVRFTFDKTSATLTSRPGDAGEAEDVVTAASDGEFVVGMNGAYLRESIDHLDTEEIELDFNDPASPILLRKPGETDTHTIIMPMRV, from the coding sequence ATGTTTAAAACCAAGAAGGCGGCCTTTCAGGCTGCGCTGTCATCCGTGAAGGATGCGGTCAACAGCAAGAACACGATCCCGCACCTCGCCAACATCGCGGTGGAACGCCACGCCGAAGGCATCCGCCTGCGCGCGACAAACCTCGATATCGAGATCGCCGCGCCCTTCCAAGCCGAGATCGGCGCCGACTTCTCCGGCTTCACATTTCCCGCCAAGACCGTCACCTCGATTGTTGGAGCGGTCGACGACGGCAAGGACATATCCTTCGAGGCAGTGATGCTTGGCAACAAGCTCGAGGCGGTGACGATCCGTTCCGGCCGGTCGAGGATCAAGGTTCCGATCCTGCCCCTCGCCGATTTCCCGATCCTCGACCAAGGCGAACTACCTTTTGCGGTGTCGCTCGGCAGTTCATCCTTCATCCGCTGCCTCTCGGCCGTCGACTATGCCTGCTCGACCGAGGAGACGCGCCACTACCTGAACGGCGTGTTCCTCGACGCGTCGGAGGCCGGGCTGATGTTCGTGGCGACCGATGGCCACCGCATGGCCCGTCGCTTGCTACCGTCGTCAGATGTCGACGATCCTATCGAAAGCATGCCGAAGGTGATCCTACCCAGGGAAACCGCGCCGCTGCTCGTCAAGCACCTGCCGAAGGACGAGACGCTGTCGATCTCCCTTTCTGAGTTCCGCATCCGCTTCGCGGCGGGGAACATCGTCATCATCTCGAAGCTCGTCGAGGGCACCTATCCCGACTATCGCCGGCTGTCGCCCGGCTCGCACAAGATCCGCGCCCGGATCAGTGGCGCCGAACTAAAGGCGGCTATCGCCCGCGTGCTGACAGTTAACACTGAGAAGGGCAACGCCGTCCGCTTCACTTTCGATAAGACGTCAGCGACACTCACCTCTCGGCCGGGCGACGCTGGCGAGGCTGAGGACGTCGTCACCGCCGCCAGCGACGGCGAATTCGTCGTCGGCATGAACGGCGCCTATCTCCGAGAATCGATCGATCACCTCGACACCGAGGAAATCGAACTCGACTTCAACGATCCCGCATCGCCGATCCTGCTGCGCAAGCCAGGCGAGACCGACACCCACACCATCATCATGCCGATGCGCGTCTAG
- a CDS encoding DUF7146 domain-containing protein: MTTAIELFIEEARGVSVVDAAFSLGLVGPTFKGNHAGPCPVCQGKDRFAISSIKGAWNCRSCGIGGKDGISLVAHAGHIDLRSRAGFLTACAEVLGKPLPNEAERETEDQIAERRQRIAAQRAKNEAAAAEREKQNNAYRDREVKQSRGIFFNASVEPHPDVAAYLRARTGYNMPAVVFAYLRSNARCTYWHGRDDRGHEIARHVGVAMVAPFVDLAGHVTGCHQTWIDMSLEPKFRPDLGRDDKGEPLPTKKVRGTKRGSLIPLFGLMSSNRWVGGEGIENGLAIAGAERFRKDTFYFAAGDLGNLTGPADPESRFAHPSLTKADKNGKQRRVMVAGPVPKADQAPDEAMQVADHVAELVLLADGDSEAVFTAAAMVRAEKRLAREGRTIETWCPPVGMDFSALMTRY, encoded by the coding sequence ATGACTACCGCGATCGAGCTCTTCATCGAAGAAGCGCGCGGCGTGAGCGTCGTCGACGCAGCGTTCTCGCTCGGCCTCGTCGGCCCGACCTTCAAGGGCAATCACGCGGGGCCGTGCCCGGTCTGCCAGGGCAAGGACCGTTTTGCGATCAGCAGCATCAAGGGCGCCTGGAACTGCCGCAGCTGCGGGATCGGTGGCAAGGACGGCATCAGCCTCGTTGCCCATGCCGGGCATATCGACCTGCGGTCGCGCGCCGGTTTTCTCACGGCCTGCGCCGAGGTCCTCGGCAAGCCTTTGCCGAATGAGGCCGAACGCGAGACCGAAGACCAGATTGCCGAGCGTCGCCAGCGGATCGCGGCGCAAAGGGCGAAGAACGAGGCTGCGGCCGCCGAGCGAGAAAAGCAGAACAACGCCTATCGCGACCGCGAAGTGAAGCAATCGCGCGGCATCTTCTTCAATGCCTCGGTCGAGCCGCATCCGGATGTTGCCGCATATCTGAGGGCGCGCACCGGCTATAACATGCCAGCTGTGGTGTTCGCTTATTTGCGCAGCAATGCGCGTTGCACCTATTGGCACGGCCGCGACGATCGCGGTCATGAAATCGCGCGTCATGTCGGCGTGGCGATGGTCGCGCCCTTCGTCGACCTGGCTGGGCACGTCACCGGTTGCCACCAGACATGGATCGACATGAGCCTCGAGCCGAAGTTCCGGCCGGATCTCGGCCGAGACGACAAGGGCGAGCCTCTGCCGACGAAGAAGGTGCGCGGCACGAAACGTGGCTCCTTGATCCCGCTTTTTGGGCTGATGTCGTCGAACCGATGGGTTGGTGGCGAAGGTATCGAGAATGGCCTTGCAATCGCCGGCGCCGAGCGGTTCCGGAAGGACACCTTCTATTTCGCGGCCGGCGACCTCGGCAACCTTACCGGCCCAGCTGATCCAGAATCTCGTTTTGCGCATCCGAGCCTGACTAAGGCGGACAAGAACGGCAAGCAAAGGCGTGTGATGGTCGCGGGGCCGGTCCCTAAGGCCGACCAGGCGCCCGATGAAGCGATGCAGGTGGCGGATCACGTCGCCGAGCTCGTGCTGCTCGCCGACGGTGACAGCGAAGCGGTCTTCACTGCGGCCGCGATGGTGCGCGCCGAAAAGCGTCTGGCCCGAGAGGGCCGAACGATCGAGACCTGGTGCCCACCGGTCGGCATGGATTTTTCAGCATTGATGACGAGGTATTGA
- a CDS encoding HNH endonuclease signature motif containing protein yields the protein MSSRRDQIREKIMARVMIDPVTGCWNWTGPTSGKTGRGKDYPRMWLSGQTVAVHLVMWTNEHGYIPGKRQLDHKCRNRLCVNPDPKHTELVTYKENQKRRDRARAAMIRHNGGPPLECAEVL from the coding sequence ATGAGCAGCCGGCGCGACCAGATCCGCGAAAAGATCATGGCGCGCGTCATGATCGACCCGGTGACCGGTTGCTGGAACTGGACCGGGCCGACCTCAGGCAAGACCGGCCGAGGCAAGGATTATCCGCGCATGTGGTTGAGCGGCCAGACGGTCGCCGTGCATCTCGTCATGTGGACCAATGAGCACGGATACATCCCCGGCAAGAGGCAGCTCGACCACAAGTGCCGCAACCGCCTCTGCGTCAATCCGGACCCCAAGCATACCGAGCTGGTGACGTACAAGGAAAACCAGAAGCGCCGCGACAGAGCCCGCGCGGCAATGATCCGACACAACGGCGGCCCGCCGCTTGAGTGCGCGGAGGTGCTATGA
- a CDS encoding TolC family protein — MMKARMKLAATLALPLVLGGCVTAGEYAVKNAGFSLVAATTAEAAGKQTVWVQNQEQARSVSERVKALMAKKTIDVETAVQVALLNNKGLQAAYADLGESAADVWQATMLVNPTVGVGLTGIGTPGLTAFRTVEGAIVSNILALVTRDRNIALADTEFRKAQLDAASRTLQLASETRRAWINAVAAWETVGQLNQAQAAADAASELAEKLGESGAMTKGSQAREHVFYAELAGEGAKARLEARLAKEELTRLLGLWGSDVKFQVPNRLASLPKGLMKRDQIEAEALRRRVDLQMAKLDLEATARSYNLTEATRYVTDLNLLAGFETERAKEDGDISSETTGRVDLEFAIPIFDSGKARMRKAELAYMRAANLLAEKAVNVRSEARSAYQAYRANYDIARHYRNSVVPLRTKIEEQSLLTYNGMITSTFELLADSREKVNSILLAINAKRDFWLAEADLAPAIYGGGASGETEVAAAAESGN; from the coding sequence ATGATGAAAGCCAGGATGAAGCTGGCGGCGACGCTCGCACTGCCGCTGGTACTCGGCGGCTGCGTTACCGCTGGCGAGTACGCGGTTAAGAATGCCGGGTTTTCCCTGGTCGCGGCGACAACGGCCGAAGCCGCCGGCAAGCAGACCGTATGGGTGCAGAACCAGGAACAGGCCCGCTCCGTCTCCGAGCGGGTGAAGGCGCTGATGGCGAAGAAGACCATCGACGTCGAGACGGCGGTCCAGGTCGCGCTGCTCAACAACAAGGGGCTGCAGGCGGCCTATGCCGATCTCGGCGAGTCGGCGGCCGACGTCTGGCAGGCGACAATGCTCGTCAACCCGACCGTCGGTGTCGGGCTTACGGGAATCGGCACGCCTGGACTTACGGCGTTCCGGACGGTCGAGGGCGCGATCGTCTCCAACATTCTCGCGCTCGTCACCCGCGACAGGAATATCGCGCTCGCCGACACCGAGTTCCGGAAGGCGCAGCTGGATGCCGCTTCGCGCACGTTGCAGCTTGCTTCCGAGACGCGGCGTGCCTGGATCAATGCCGTAGCGGCTTGGGAAACGGTGGGCCAGCTCAACCAGGCGCAGGCGGCGGCCGACGCGGCGTCCGAGCTTGCCGAAAAGCTCGGCGAGAGCGGGGCCATGACGAAGGGGTCGCAGGCCCGCGAGCATGTCTTCTACGCCGAACTGGCGGGAGAAGGGGCCAAGGCGCGGCTCGAGGCGCGTCTGGCCAAGGAGGAACTGACGCGGCTGTTGGGCCTCTGGGGTTCGGACGTCAAATTCCAGGTGCCGAACCGGCTGGCTTCCCTGCCGAAGGGCCTGATGAAGCGCGACCAGATCGAGGCGGAAGCCCTGCGGCGCCGTGTCGATCTCCAGATGGCGAAGCTCGACCTGGAGGCGACGGCCAGATCCTACAATCTGACCGAGGCCACCCGTTACGTCACCGACCTCAACCTCCTCGCCGGCTTCGAGACCGAGCGGGCAAAGGAGGACGGCGACATTTCGTCGGAGACGACCGGCCGGGTCGATCTCGAATTCGCCATTCCCATCTTCGACAGCGGCAAGGCGCGCATGCGCAAGGCCGAGCTCGCCTATATGCGGGCGGCGAACCTTCTCGCCGAGAAGGCCGTCAATGTCCGCTCGGAAGCACGCTCGGCCTATCAGGCCTACCGCGCCAACTACGACATCGCCCGGCACTACCGCAACAGCGTCGTGCCGCTGCGCACCAAGATCGAGGAGCAGTCCCTCCTCACCTATAACGGGATGATCACCAGCACCTTCGAACTGCTCGCCGACAGCCGCGAAAAGGTCAATTCGATCCTGCTCGCGATCAACGCCAAGCGCGACTTCTGGCTGGCCGAGGCGGATCTGGCTCCGGCGATTTACGGCGGCGGAGCCTCCGGCGAAACTGAGGTCGCAGCGGCCGCCGAAAGCGGCAACTGA
- a CDS encoding tyrosine-type recombinase/integrase — protein sequence MPLKLVQRKGSDFYYIRGTVRGQSLFESTGTRDREVAEAIRIKTESRLLNESVHGKKALITFEEAAESYIASGGSERFLIKVSPSTGKVSGIVAHFRGKLLKDLTQSDLDAAARILFPTASAETRNRQCYTPFIAVWNHAAGNQWAEVRQWKRPRKAKGTNIVKLKVRAGTKPTSYDRAAQFVAAMSPAPAQLMTALFYTGMRPIEMFLLEASDVNMPGRWITLDASKTGEPRGIPIHEFLVPLFEALVARGGVLFRSHKGDLYPPTEEFGGQISSAITGARNRLKKRGVSIVDIAPYTARHTVSTQLVINGIHPYIKDQILGHAADDMSRHYTHVPQQPLIDAINTLPVPQLWRDQEWWSDPVYWSRRLVKWGDPAKRRVQKVG from the coding sequence ATGCCCCTCAAGCTCGTCCAGCGCAAAGGCTCGGACTTCTACTACATCCGTGGCACCGTCCGCGGACAAAGCCTATTCGAATCTACTGGCACTCGCGACAGAGAAGTCGCGGAAGCGATCCGTATCAAAACGGAAAGCCGGCTGCTGAACGAAAGCGTTCACGGCAAGAAAGCCCTGATCACGTTCGAAGAGGCCGCAGAGTCATACATCGCGTCTGGCGGCTCCGAACGATTTCTCATCAAGGTCTCACCCTCGACCGGAAAGGTCTCCGGCATTGTCGCGCATTTTCGAGGCAAGCTGCTGAAGGACCTGACCCAGTCAGATCTTGACGCGGCCGCTCGCATTCTCTTCCCGACAGCCTCGGCCGAGACGCGCAACCGTCAATGCTACACGCCCTTCATCGCCGTCTGGAACCATGCCGCCGGCAACCAGTGGGCCGAGGTTCGCCAATGGAAGCGGCCGCGCAAGGCGAAGGGTACGAACATCGTAAAACTCAAGGTGCGCGCCGGCACCAAGCCGACGAGCTATGACCGAGCTGCCCAGTTCGTCGCCGCCATGTCACCCGCACCGGCTCAGTTGATGACCGCCCTATTCTACACCGGCATGCGACCAATCGAGATGTTCCTCCTCGAGGCGTCAGACGTGAACATGCCAGGACGATGGATAACGCTCGACGCTAGCAAGACAGGCGAGCCGCGCGGCATTCCCATCCACGAGTTTCTAGTGCCGCTCTTCGAGGCGCTGGTGGCCCGTGGCGGCGTTCTTTTCCGCTCGCACAAGGGAGACCTCTACCCGCCGACGGAGGAGTTTGGCGGCCAGATTTCCAGCGCCATCACCGGCGCCCGCAATCGCCTTAAGAAACGCGGCGTCTCTATTGTCGACATCGCGCCCTATACTGCCCGCCACACAGTATCCACGCAGCTCGTCATCAACGGCATCCACCCCTACATCAAGGATCAGATCCTCGGCCACGCCGCCGACGACATGAGCCGCCACTACACCCATGTGCCGCAGCAGCCACTGATCGATGCCATCAACACCCTGCCCGTGCCGCAGCTCTGGCGCGATCAGGAATGGTGGAGCGATCCAGTCTACTGGTCGCGAAGACTGGTGAAGTGGGGTGATCCGGCGAAACGCCGAGTGCAGAAGGTGGGTTAG
- a CDS encoding multicopper oxidase family protein: MFNRRQLLGASAALVSTAAWAKTSNMGLPEAAIMETAETQAPVRPASGPDYNPVVTVNGWTAPHRMNSGVKEFHLVAEPVEREMAEGMTAYLWGYNGQSPGPTIEAVEGDRVRIFVTNKLPEPTTIHWHGMILPSGMDGVGGLSQPHIPPGKTFVYEFDLVKSGTFMYHPHSDEMVQMAMGMMGFFVIHPKDPKFMPVDRDFVFLLNAYDIEPGSYVPRVMEMTNFNMWCWNSRIFPDISPLVVSKNDRVRVRVGNLTMTNHPIHMHGYDFEVTCTDGGWVRPEARWPEVSIDIPVGAMRAYEFDAKYAGDWAIHCHKSHHTMNAMGHDIPTFIGVDKKEVAQKIRKVRPEYMPMGTAGMSDMGKMEMELPENTIPMMTGWGPHGPIEMGGMFSVVKVREGISADDYSDPGWYENPPGTQAWEWTGELPDWTRADNAKTQITPKHSKHG, from the coding sequence ATGTTCAACAGACGACAGTTACTCGGCGCGAGCGCCGCACTGGTATCCACCGCCGCCTGGGCGAAAACGTCGAATATGGGCCTGCCGGAAGCGGCAATCATGGAGACGGCGGAAACGCAAGCTCCCGTCCGTCCGGCCTCCGGCCCCGACTACAACCCGGTGGTGACCGTCAACGGCTGGACCGCGCCTCACCGGATGAACAGCGGCGTCAAGGAGTTCCATCTCGTCGCCGAGCCGGTCGAGCGCGAGATGGCCGAGGGCATGACCGCCTATCTCTGGGGCTATAACGGCCAGTCGCCGGGTCCGACGATCGAAGCGGTCGAGGGCGATCGGGTCCGCATCTTCGTCACCAACAAGCTGCCGGAGCCGACGACGATCCACTGGCACGGCATGATCCTGCCGTCCGGCATGGATGGGGTCGGCGGGCTGTCGCAGCCGCACATCCCGCCCGGCAAGACCTTCGTCTACGAGTTCGATCTCGTGAAGTCCGGCACCTTCATGTACCACCCGCATTCCGACGAAATGGTGCAGATGGCGATGGGGATGATGGGCTTCTTCGTGATCCATCCCAAGGACCCGAAGTTCATGCCGGTCGACCGGGATTTCGTGTTCCTGCTCAACGCCTACGACATCGAGCCGGGCTCCTACGTGCCGCGCGTCATGGAAATGACCAACTTCAATATGTGGTGCTGGAACAGCCGCATATTCCCGGACATCAGCCCGCTCGTCGTTTCCAAGAACGACCGTGTGCGCGTACGGGTCGGTAACCTCACCATGACCAACCACCCGATCCACATGCACGGCTACGACTTCGAGGTCACGTGCACCGACGGCGGCTGGGTCCGGCCGGAGGCGCGGTGGCCGGAGGTCAGCATCGACATTCCGGTCGGCGCCATGCGGGCCTACGAATTCGACGCCAAATACGCGGGTGACTGGGCGATCCATTGCCATAAGTCGCACCACACGATGAACGCCATGGGACACGACATCCCGACCTTCATCGGGGTCGACAAGAAGGAAGTCGCGCAAAAGATCCGGAAAGTCCGCCCGGAATACATGCCGATGGGCACGGCCGGCATGTCCGACATGGGCAAGATGGAAATGGAACTTCCCGAAAACACCATACCCATGATGACCGGCTGGGGACCGCACGGGCCGATCGAGATGGGCGGCATGTTCTCCGTCGTCAAGGTGCGCGAGGGCATCTCGGCGGACGATTACTCCGATCCCGGCTGGTACGAAAACCCGCCCGGAACGCAGGCCTGGGAGTGGACGGGCGAGCTTCCCGACTGGACCAGGGCCGACAACGCAAAGACCCAGATCACGCCGAAGCACTCCAAACACGGGTGA